The Drosophila biarmipes strain raj3 chromosome 2L, RU_DBia_V1.1, whole genome shotgun sequence genome has a window encoding:
- the LOC108034188 gene encoding LOW QUALITY PROTEIN: probable cytochrome P450 28a5 (The sequence of the model RefSeq protein was modified relative to this genomic sequence to represent the inferred CDS: inserted 3 bases in 3 codons; deleted 1 base in 1 codon; substituted 3 bases at 3 genomic stop codons): protein MLLTLALLGEVLYVVYSFYNNAYMYWARRGVPHEPPLPLIGNMKGMGTKYXDITERLYEKFKGXSPFAGMFMFLKRTAVINDPDLIKRFYIKDFHYIQXGVYINVRDDPLTVHLLTLGGKAWRSMRQKLTPVFSSGKIKQMSPPSRRWHTTRXSDRFIKXNNFIGQLTELRAEDEEAAKKGEGVYLSKGLTLEQMAAQSFVFFIAGFETSLSTMAFCLYELALNQEIXDRVRDEIDSVLDGGDISYDCLAKMTYLEQFVSETLRKHPVISQIVRECNQNYKVPNSWLVIEKGTSVLISVHNIHHDADLYPEPERFDPSRLEPEEVKSRHPLSYLPFGDGPRSCIGLRFGKMQTMIGISSLLHSFNFDVSKKTEIPLKLDPRSNTLSPPHGIHLKLFVVNLNQNLFDNFGCEKCAQVYPYEQSLAGFRVLNPMSSYKYSRISNAAADATRSSSRVEAHFKAVAMVLITLTLVSLAVGLLYAVLIWNYDHWKKRGVPGPKPKLFCGNYPNMFNMKRATIYDLNDIYKQYKHKYDAVGIFMSRAPQLLVVNPELARRVFVSNFKNFHDNELAKNFDEKTDFIFANNPFSLTGEKWKNRRADVTPGLTMGRIKTVYPVTNKVCHKLSEWVEKQLRLGSPDGIDAKHMSLCFTSEMVTDCVLGLSAESFTDKPTPIMAHIKDLFNQPWTFVLFFLLTSSFPSLSHLIKLRFVPPHVERFFVGLMGSAVEARRAQKSSGKQFERSDFLDYILQLGEKRKLDNRGLLAYSMTFLLDGFETTATVLAHMLLNLGRNGPAQELLREEIRAHLQEGIINFEKLNELPYLDACLQETIRLFPPAFMGNKLCTEPIELPNGDGPNFVVEKGTTVVVPHYCFMTDEDFFPDSQSFKPERFMEPDAAKTFRERGVFMGFGDGPRVCIGMRFATAQIKAAIVELISKFNVKINAKTRKDNEIDPVQVITSLRGGIWLDLEKI from the exons ATGCTACTAACATTGGCCCTACTAGGTGAGGTCCTCTATGTGGTCTACAGTTTTTACAACAACGCCTATATGTACTGGGCGAGGCGAGGAGTACCTCACGAGCCCCCATTGCCTCTGATTGGCAATATGAAGGGAATGGGGACCAAGT AGGACATAACTGAACGGCTCTACGAGAAGTTCAAGG AATCTCCCTTCGCGGGAATGTTCATGTTCCTCAAGCGAACCGCTGTGATCAACGATCCTGATCTGATCAAACGATTTTATATCAAGGACTTTCATTACATCC GCGGCGTTTACATCAATGTCCGAGATGACCCCCTGACGGTACATCTTCTCACTCTGGGGGGCAAGGCATGGCGATCGATGAGGCAGAAGCTCACCCCGGTTTTCAGTTCCGGAAAAATCAAGCAAATGTCTCCACCATCACGGAGGTGGCACACCACCCGATGATCTGACCG CTTTATTAAGTGAAACAATTTCATCGGTCAGTTAACTGAACTCCGTGCCGAGGACGAAGAGGCGGCCAAGAAGGGCGAAGGAGTTTATCTTTCCAAGGGCTTGACCCTGGAGCAAATGGCTGCCCAGTCATTTGTGTTCTTTATAGCTGGATTCGAGACTTCATTGAGTACGATGGCCTTCTGCTTGTATGAGCTAGCCCTAAATCAGGAAATTTAGGATCGAGTTAGGGATGAAATTGACAGTGTTCTGGACGGAGGAGATATATCTTACGACTGCCTGGCCAAAATGACTTATTTGGAGCAGTTTGTTTCTG AAACCCTCCGAAAGCATCCAGTTATTTCGCAGATTGTTCGCGAGTGCAATCAGAACTACAAAGTACCCAATTCGTGGTTAGTCATTGAAAAGGGAACTTCCGTCTTGATATCTGTTCACAACATCCACCACGATGCTGATTTGTATCCCGAGCCCGAACGCTTCGATCCCAGTCGGTTGGAGCCGGAGGAAGTAAAGTCCCGGCACCCGTTGTCCTATCTGCCATTCGGGGATGGCCCGCGAAGTTGCATCGGTCTCCGCTTTGGTAAAATGCAGACCATGATCGGTATATCCTCTTTGCTGCATAGCTTCAACTTCGACGTTTCAAAGAAAACCGAGATCCCCCTGAAACTGGACCCTCGCAGCAATACTCTGTCCCCCCCACATGGCATTCACTTGAAA CTGTTTGTTGTGAACCTTAACCAGAATCTGTTTGATAACTTTGGCTGTGAAAAATGTGCTCAGGT GTATCCGTACGAACAATCTCTCGCCGGGTTCCGAGTGTTGAATCCCATGAGCAGCTATAAATACAGCAGAATTTCTAATGCCGCGGCAGACGCTACACGGAGTTCTTCGCGCGTGGAGGCACATTTCAAAGCGGTGGCAATGGTTCTGATTACTTTGACCCTGGTTTCGCTGGCAGTGGGGCTGCTGTATGCCGTTCTGATATGGAACTACGACCACTGGAAAAAGCGGGGGGTGCCGGGCCCCAAGCCCAAGCTTTTTTGCGGCAACTACCCCAACATGTTTAACATGAAGCGGGCTACGATCTACGATCTGAACGACATATACAA GCAGTACAAACACAAGTACGACGCTGTGGGCATTTTTATGTCGCGCGCTCCCCAGCTCCTGGTTGTCAATCCCGAGCTGGCCCGTCGAGTGTTCGTAtctaactttaaaaacttccaTGACAATGAGCTCGCCAAGAACTTTGACGAAAAAACTGACTTTATTTTTGCGAACAATCCGTTCTCGCTAACTGGCGAAAAGTGGAAGAACAGGCGGGCGGACGTGACTCCTGGTCTAACCATGGGACGG ATTAAGACAGTCTATCCGGTGACAAACAAGGTGTGCCACAAGCTGAGCGAGTGGGTGGAAAAGCAATTGCGCCTGGGCTCGCCCGATGGCATCGATGCCAAGCAT ATGAGCCTCTGCTTCACCTCCGAAATGGTCACCGACTGCGTCCTGGGCCTGAGCGCGGAAAGCTTTACGGACAAGCCCACTCCCATTATGGCGCATATCAAGGACCTGTTTAACCAGCCCTGGACCTTCGTGCTGTTCTTTTTGCTGACCAGTAGCTTTCCATCGTTGAGCCACTTGATCAAACTGCGCTTCGTACCGCCCCATGTGGAGCGCTTCTTTGTCGGCCTGATGGGCAGTGCAGTGGAGGCCCGTCGCGCCCAAAAGTCCTCCGGAAAGCAGTTCGAGAGGTCCGACTTCCTGGACTACATCCTACAGCTCGGCGAGAAGCGGAAGCTGGACAACCGTGGCTTACTGGCCTACTCCATGACATTCCTGCTGGACGGATTCGAAACGACGGCCACGGTTCTGGCCCACATGCTCCTCAACCTGGGTCGCAATGGCCCGGCACAGGAGCTCCTCCGGGAGGAGATTCGGGCCCATCTGCAGGAGGGCATCATTAACTTCGAGAAGCTTAACGAATTGCCCTATTTGGATGCTTGTCTGCAGG AAACCATCCGCCTCTTCCCGCCCGCCTTTATGGGCAATAAGCTCTGCACCGAACCCATCGAGCTGCCCAACGGGGATGGCCCCAACTTCGTGGTGGAGAAGGGCACCACTGTGGTCGTACCCCACTATTGCTTCATGACGGATGAAGACTTCTTTCCCGATTCCCAGTCCTTCAAGCCAGAGAGATTCATGGAGCCCGATGCGGCCAAAACGTTCCGGGAACGGGGTGTCTTCATGGGATTCGGAGATGGTCCTCGCGTGTGCATAG GAATGCGGTTCGCCACAGCGCAGATAAAGGCAGCCATTGTGGAACTGATCTCAAAGTTCAATGTCAAGATCAACGCCAAAACCCGCAAAGACAATGAGATTGACCCTGTCCAAGTGATCACTAGTCTGCGAGGCGGCATCTGGTTGGACCTTGAAAAAATTTAG
- the LOC108033816 gene encoding multiple epidermal growth factor-like domains protein 10 isoform X1, producing the protein MSHIRCMWLFLGLSMAFLYFVRAHGPNVCSQMQFVTYTRRVYKSKLVPYEHYSFWAGYQTKYRSEYSDEDEVAYRYEPKYSCCAGYEGSIYDCKPVCKNKCPTNGFCASPDHCICKLGYAGPACEPVCTSGCGKNEICERPAVCSCQSGYHRDSTLGHCLPICPGGCGDHSFCSEPAKCECEPLYKTMGNATDCRPVCSPECGQNSFCQEPNLCTCLEGYKADERGICSPICQEECGPNSRCLKPGVCECEDGHVGDERGANCQPECSSCPENGSCLSPNVCTCNPGYVMKDNRCEPHCEEDCSDYGHCVAPNKCECYPGHEKSTVDMKCAPKCTNGCPNGFCFSPEKCVCNNGYLMGPNNTCEPQCSLNCVHGQCTHPEACTCDTGYRFKENSAHVCEAICESGCKNGDCMAPNICICHEGYEPSDINPSTSVCKPQCAEGCEFGECVAPHECKCWPGYEKVNGVCRPQETTSLPTDTTATDGSTPVDLTTTTETDLRAPTKVLQVHYSNCTGGCMCWIEYDEEGALNTAKCAKICVDPEDEPCLNLDNCHCALPTGQLVCKEGGSEDSSLEETHYLCKMQQLKKARPEAEVRVRESTGSVTKLMVILGSCAGIILGAAIAVMATKYYIRSTSRRIYVADEAICENDFE; encoded by the exons ATGTCTCACATTCGATGTATGTGGTTGTTTCTGGGCCTTTCAATGGCGTTTCTTTACTTCGTTCGAGCCCATGGTCCAAATGTTTGTAGTCAAATGCAGTTTGTTACGTACACCCGGAGGGTCTACAAGAGCAAATTGGTACCTTATGAACACTATTCTTTTTGGGCCGGATATCAGACGAAGTACCGCTCTGAATACTCCGATGAAGATGAG GTTGCCTACAGATATGAGCCCAAATACAGCTGCTGTGCAGGGTACGAGGGATCAATCTACGACTGCAAGCCCGTCTGCAAGAACAAATGTCCAACAAACGGATTCTGCGCGTCTCCCGATCATTGTATATGCAAACTGGGATACGCTGGACCCGCTTGCGAGCCCGTTTGCACATCGGGTTGCGGAAAGAACGAGATTTGCGAGCGGCCTGCGGTGTGCAGCTGCCAAAGTGGCTACCATAGGGACTCAACCTTGGGTCACTGCCTTCCCATTTGCCCTGGTGGATGTGGAGATCACAGCTTCTGCTCGGAGCCCGCTAAGTGCGAGTGCGAGCCTCTTTATAAAACAATGGGAAACGCCACGGACTGTCGGCCAGTTTGCTCGCCGGAATGTGGTCAGAACTCCTTCTGCCAGGAGCCGAACTTGTGCACCTGCCTAGAAGGATACAAGGCCGATGAGCGGGGCATTTGCTCCCCAATTTGCCAGGAGGAATGCGGCCCCAACAGCCGCTGCTTGAAGCCGGGGGTCTGCGAGTGTGAGGACGGCCATGTTGGAGACGAAAGGGGAGCCAATTGTCAGCCCGAGTGCTCCAGTTGTCCGGAGAATGGAAGCTGCCTGAGCCCCAATGTCTGCACCTGCAATCCGGGCTACGTGATGAAGGACAATCGCTGCGAACCGCATTGCGAGGAAGATTGCTCCGATTACGGACACTGCGTGGCGCCCAACAAGTGCGAATGCTACCCGGGCCACGAGAAGAGCACGGTAGACATGAAATGCGCTCCCAAGTGCACCAATGGATGTCCAAacggcttttgtttttccccgGAAAAGTGTGTTTGTAACAATGGCTACCTGATGGGCCCAAATAACACCTGTGAACCACAGTGCAGCCTTAACTGTGTCCACGGTCAATGCACTCATCCGGAAGCTTGTACCTGTGACACGGGATACAGATTCAAGGAGAATTCCGCACATGTTTGCGAGGCGATCTGCGAAAGCGGCTGCAAGAACGGTGATTGCATGGCTCCGAATATATGCATATGCCACGAGGGATACGAACCATCCGACATCAATCCTTCCACTTCCGTTTGCAAGCCTCAGTGTGCCGAGGGCTGTGAGTTTGGCGAGTGCGTAGCGCCACACGAGTGTAAGTGCTGGCCGGGCTACGAGAAGGTCAATGGGGTCTGTAGACCACAAGAAACGACTTCCCTACCTACCGACACAACTGCGACGGACGGCTCTACCCCGGTCGATCTCACAACGACTACAGAAACGGATCTCAGAGCACCCACCAAGGTCTTGCAAGTGCATTACTCAAATTGCACTGGCGGCTGCATGTGCTGGATTGAGTATGACGAGGAGGGGGCTCTTAATACGGCCAAGTGCGCCAAGATCTGCGTGGATCCTGAAGACGAGCCGTGCCTTAACCTGGATAACTGCCACTGCGCCTTACCCACTGGCCAGCTAGTCTGCAAAGAGGGCGGTAGTGAGGATAGCAGCTTGGAGGAAACACATTACCTCTGCAAAATGCAGCAGTTGAAGAAGGCAAGACCGGAGGCCGAGGTCAGGGTTCGGGAGAGCACTGGGTCTGTTACCAAACTAATGGTCATCCTGGGCTCTTGTGCTGGAATTATTCTTGGTGCGGCCATTGCAGTTATGGCCACTAAGTACTACATCCGTTCCACCTCCAGAAGAATCTATGTAGCCGACGAAGCCATCTGTGAAAATGACTTTGAATAG
- the LOC108033816 gene encoding multiple epidermal growth factor-like domains protein 10 isoform X2, translating into MYSFSLLFVCLAATICLSLGLICSNQQRVTYMAKVPTFKSVPYQQYSYFKGWETKYRRETVWEDRVAYRYEPKYSCCAGYEGSIYDCKPVCKNKCPTNGFCASPDHCICKLGYAGPACEPVCTSGCGKNEICERPAVCSCQSGYHRDSTLGHCLPICPGGCGDHSFCSEPAKCECEPLYKTMGNATDCRPVCSPECGQNSFCQEPNLCTCLEGYKADERGICSPICQEECGPNSRCLKPGVCECEDGHVGDERGANCQPECSSCPENGSCLSPNVCTCNPGYVMKDNRCEPHCEEDCSDYGHCVAPNKCECYPGHEKSTVDMKCAPKCTNGCPNGFCFSPEKCVCNNGYLMGPNNTCEPQCSLNCVHGQCTHPEACTCDTGYRFKENSAHVCEAICESGCKNGDCMAPNICICHEGYEPSDINPSTSVCKPQCAEGCEFGECVAPHECKCWPGYEKVNGVCRPQETTSLPTDTTATDGSTPVDLTTTTETDLRAPTKVLQVHYSNCTGGCMCWIEYDEEGALNTAKCAKICVDPEDEPCLNLDNCHCALPTGQLVCKEGGSEDSSLEETHYLCKMQQLKKARPEAEVRVRESTGSVTKLMVILGSCAGIILGAAIAVMATKYYIRSTSRRIYVADEAICENDFE; encoded by the exons ATGTATTCATTCTCGCTCCTTTTTGTGTGTCTGGCAGCGACCATTTGCCTAAGTTTGGGACTTATTTGTAGTAACCAGCAAAGGGTTACATATATGGCTAAAGTTCCCACGTTTAAGTCAGTGCCCTATCAACAGTATTCCTATTTTAAAGGTTGGGAGACAAAGTATAGACGTGAAACTGTTTGGGAAGACCGG GTTGCCTACAGATATGAGCCCAAATACAGCTGCTGTGCAGGGTACGAGGGATCAATCTACGACTGCAAGCCCGTCTGCAAGAACAAATGTCCAACAAACGGATTCTGCGCGTCTCCCGATCATTGTATATGCAAACTGGGATACGCTGGACCCGCTTGCGAGCCCGTTTGCACATCGGGTTGCGGAAAGAACGAGATTTGCGAGCGGCCTGCGGTGTGCAGCTGCCAAAGTGGCTACCATAGGGACTCAACCTTGGGTCACTGCCTTCCCATTTGCCCTGGTGGATGTGGAGATCACAGCTTCTGCTCGGAGCCCGCTAAGTGCGAGTGCGAGCCTCTTTATAAAACAATGGGAAACGCCACGGACTGTCGGCCAGTTTGCTCGCCGGAATGTGGTCAGAACTCCTTCTGCCAGGAGCCGAACTTGTGCACCTGCCTAGAAGGATACAAGGCCGATGAGCGGGGCATTTGCTCCCCAATTTGCCAGGAGGAATGCGGCCCCAACAGCCGCTGCTTGAAGCCGGGGGTCTGCGAGTGTGAGGACGGCCATGTTGGAGACGAAAGGGGAGCCAATTGTCAGCCCGAGTGCTCCAGTTGTCCGGAGAATGGAAGCTGCCTGAGCCCCAATGTCTGCACCTGCAATCCGGGCTACGTGATGAAGGACAATCGCTGCGAACCGCATTGCGAGGAAGATTGCTCCGATTACGGACACTGCGTGGCGCCCAACAAGTGCGAATGCTACCCGGGCCACGAGAAGAGCACGGTAGACATGAAATGCGCTCCCAAGTGCACCAATGGATGTCCAAacggcttttgtttttccccgGAAAAGTGTGTTTGTAACAATGGCTACCTGATGGGCCCAAATAACACCTGTGAACCACAGTGCAGCCTTAACTGTGTCCACGGTCAATGCACTCATCCGGAAGCTTGTACCTGTGACACGGGATACAGATTCAAGGAGAATTCCGCACATGTTTGCGAGGCGATCTGCGAAAGCGGCTGCAAGAACGGTGATTGCATGGCTCCGAATATATGCATATGCCACGAGGGATACGAACCATCCGACATCAATCCTTCCACTTCCGTTTGCAAGCCTCAGTGTGCCGAGGGCTGTGAGTTTGGCGAGTGCGTAGCGCCACACGAGTGTAAGTGCTGGCCGGGCTACGAGAAGGTCAATGGGGTCTGTAGACCACAAGAAACGACTTCCCTACCTACCGACACAACTGCGACGGACGGCTCTACCCCGGTCGATCTCACAACGACTACAGAAACGGATCTCAGAGCACCCACCAAGGTCTTGCAAGTGCATTACTCAAATTGCACTGGCGGCTGCATGTGCTGGATTGAGTATGACGAGGAGGGGGCTCTTAATACGGCCAAGTGCGCCAAGATCTGCGTGGATCCTGAAGACGAGCCGTGCCTTAACCTGGATAACTGCCACTGCGCCTTACCCACTGGCCAGCTAGTCTGCAAAGAGGGCGGTAGTGAGGATAGCAGCTTGGAGGAAACACATTACCTCTGCAAAATGCAGCAGTTGAAGAAGGCAAGACCGGAGGCCGAGGTCAGGGTTCGGGAGAGCACTGGGTCTGTTACCAAACTAATGGTCATCCTGGGCTCTTGTGCTGGAATTATTCTTGGTGCGGCCATTGCAGTTATGGCCACTAAGTACTACATCCGTTCCACCTCCAGAAGAATCTATGTAGCCGACGAAGCCATCTGTGAAAATGACTTTGAATAG
- the LOC122818804 gene encoding mucin-21-like encodes MLKFQIICVCLILCSFSAVVGKGFSNYDLSGREAYMSGSYSSKDGSTDESADTSTQGSKQDSTESSTDASTESSTESNTENSNKEEAYLSPDKSEGEGSQEGPNYITTASTIHKSPAPENNSDGWNTFLLWLLSIALAVAILAGALYCLMHRQGSYSVKDQCDNAAVEFKSRRESRV; translated from the exons ATGCTTAAGTTTCAAATCATTTGTGTTTGCTTGATATTGTGCAGTTTCAGTGCCGTGGTTGGAAAGGGTTTCAGTAATTACGATCTGTCGGGTAGAGAA GCTTATATGAGCGGTTCGTATTCATCTAAGGACGGAAGTACGGATGAAAGTGCTGATACAAGTACGCAAGGAAGTAAGCAGGATAGCACGGAGTCAAGTACGGATGCAAGCACGGAGTCAAGTACGGAGTCAAATACGGAGAATAGTAACAAAGAAGAAGCATATTTAAGTCCGGATAAAAGTGAAGGGGAAGGTTCACAAGAAGGTCCGAATTATATTACAACTGCAAGCACAATTCACAAATCCCCTGCGCCCGAAAATAATTCGGATGGATGGAACACGTTTCTGCTGTGGCTGTTGAGCATTGCGCTTGCCGTGGCTATCTTAGCAGGGGCCTTATACTGCTTGATGCACCGCCAAGGGTCGTATTCTGTCAAGGACCAGTGTGACAATGCCGCAGTGGAGTTCAAAAGCAGACGCGAATCGcgagtttaa
- the LOC108033821 gene encoding epidermal growth factor-like protein translates to MWLRDLGFRLIFFQLMVCLPTIHTNVPSYSERYNRRPLSQDPGSYGRGYVESRQMSFNRPGAANYQDPRMAGQPPKRREYLIRSHETPSDRGQHKCRVWVPPDTVEKYKHPSVIQTDQANRLSLIEVCCTGYSASRLLGVTVCRAQCGCQNGSCRIPGECECYEGFVKNDNGDCVFACPLGCQNGQCFLDGSCQCDPGYKLDETRRFCRPICSSGCGNSPRHNCTEPEVCGCSKGYQLTDDGCQPVCEPDCGIGGLCKDDNQCDCAPGYHTRDGVCQADCYQKCNNGVCVSRNRCICDPGFTYHEQSTMCVPV, encoded by the exons ATGTGGCTACGAGATTTGGGCTTtcgtttgattttttttcagcTGATGGTGTGTCTGCCCACCATTCACACAAACGTGCCCAGCTACTCCGAACGATACAACAGGAGACCCCTTTCCCAGGATCCAGGTAGCTATGGACGCGGCTATGTGGAAAGCAGGCAGATGTCCTTTAATCGACCTGGAGCAGCCAATTACCAGGATCCCAGAATGGCTGGGCAGCCACCGAAGCGTCGGGAATATTTGATTCGATCGCACGAAACGCCGTCTGATAGGGGGCAACACAAGTGCCGCGTTTGGGTGCC ACCGGATACGGTGGAAAAGTACAAGCACCCCAGCGTCATCCAGACAGACCAGGCCAACCGGCTGTCCCTCATCGAGGTCTGCTGCACCGGCTACTCGGCCAGTCGGCTGCTGGGCGTCACCGTGTGCCGGGCGCAGTGTGGCTGCCAGAACGGGAGCTGCCGGATTCCGGGGGAGTGCGAGTGCTACGAGGGATTCGTGAAGAATGACAACGGCGACTGCGTGTTCGCCTGCCCGCTGGGCTGCCAGAATGGTCAGTGCTTCCTGGACGGCAGCTGCCAGTGCGATCCCGGCTACAAGCTGGACGAGACGCGGCGCTTCTGCCGCCCCATCTGCAGCAGTGGGTGTGGCAATAGCCCGCGCCACAACTGCACCGAGCCGGAGGTCTGCGGCTGCTCCAAGGGGTACCAGCTGACCGACGACGGGTGCCAGCCCGTCTGCGAGCCGGACTGCGGAATCGGGGGCCTCTGCAAGGACGACAACCAGTGCGACTGCGCACCCGGCTACCACACCAGGGACGGTGTCTGCCAGGCGGATTGCTACCA AAAGTGCAATAACGGCGTCTGTGTGAGCCGCAACCGGTGCATCTGCGACCCGGGATTCACCTACCATGAGCAATCTACTATGTGCGTTCCGGTCTAG